Below is a window of Paramisgurnus dabryanus chromosome 20, PD_genome_1.1, whole genome shotgun sequence DNA.
CTGAAACATTTTCTGAAGGGTTTCTTTGTTTAAATCTCTGgctacaagacttttttaaacatagtcatttttaaatatttcaacaTGTCGAAACTATTCACATTTACTGCCACGCTGTGGGGTTGTCTGACCTTTGGTATGGGAAATTCACACGTTCCCGCACAGTAGAAAGCATCGAACGACTTGGGAGACAGGATCCATTCGTTCCAGCCGATATCGGCGAAGTCCACCTTCAGGTATCTCCTGGAACAGCTGCGAGGTTCTTTCCACTGCCTCCTCCGAGCTTTCTTCATGGTTTTCTCATCAAACTTGAGAACCTGAGACTTGCTGAATCCATCAACATGCTCCTGGCCTTTTCTCCGGCGCTCTTTTTTAAAAGGCTTTGGCTTGAGGGCAAAGTAAGCGCTTTCCCACATATCATGCTGTTTGAAACTGTTGTACTCCACCTCGGGGAGCTCATTGTTCTCGATAGGATCAGGAAAATCTGTGTCCAGTTCACGCTTCACACGTATGTCAGGTGCAATCTCTGGTGATGGAGTCGGTTGATGGTCTGCGAGGAAAGGGTCGTATCTTTGTAGGCTTAGTGCCACGCTGTTGGGCTCTGATATGGCCAGGTCATCAGCATACACCAGCAAGTATGGAAGATTGGACGGTGAGAGTTGGTCCTGATACCTTTGATACTTCTCTCCATAGTCCAGCTCCACTGACATCAAAAGGTGATTCTTATCTCGGGCCTCTTTTATAATGACAGACGCATCCTTGCTCAGCCAGGTTCCCCGTCTGTGAGGAACCACAGTGATGTTTCCAAGTAGCAATCCTGCAGCAGAGCCAGAGGAGGGAGAGCGAAAAAGAAGACAAAAAGAAGGTAGATGATTGTAGTTCTGAACGCGACAAGATGGGTTCTTGAAGCGCTTGCAGAACCAGGACCTCTGGCGTGGCCGTTTGTCAAAGAAGAAGTGAAATGCAGACGTGAGAATCACCTCAGACTCCTGAAGGGAAGTAAGATTCAGCCAGTACAAGACCCTCTGCTCCACATTCTCTGAAGAGATATGAGAGAAACTGCTGAGTTACATATTAATTATGAAAATGGGCTTAAACAACAGGCTTTTTGTTCTTTGTGTATGGGTTTGGAGACAGCACAGGGAAGTGAGGAGACATGGAGCTTGTAGACCAGACATATGGAAATGTTTATTTAGGTTCCCCTAAGAGTTAGAACCTTCAACGcagtcagttttttttaattggcACTGATTAAATGCTTTAACAGACTGCAGAATAATTAAGACTATTGTTTCATGAGGCACAAAATTAAAGTGCAAAAATATTATAAGAACTACATTGCAATTTACGTAACAGTATTTTAATCGTACGAAACTAAAGTTTTTTGCAACTTAAATGTCTCTATAGACAATAAAATTCCCatgtttgttttcagtttgtatCCCAAAGGTAATTTAACTTTCATGAAGTgatttttgtcattttcaaGCAAACGAAACGTCATTTCATAACTGCTCATTGTACAATTttagtatatatataaattatataatgcATTAAAACAGATAAATGCATATCATCTGTGTCATGAATGAACCTACCAGGTTTTGCTTTAAAGCTTCTTACAGTATTTCCGTCTTTAGGTCGATTAACCTCAGTGTTGtatttctcatacagtttatgCATGTGTTGCGAGAGCGCGTCTGTGGGCACGAGCGCGTCTGTCGGGATGTGCAGTAGTAGATCGCTTTCGCGCGCGCTTAGTCCAGCAGCGTCAGATGCTTCAGTTTCATATCCAACACAAAACAGTAACAGGTGCGCCAAAAAGGTACATTTAATCGTcattttgaaaagaaaagttatTTCCAAATGATCAAATTCCGCTGGTAGATATTGAAGTACACTCAATGTTTCCAAGATGACAGAATCCTTGCAATGACGTTTCCAGTGATGCCGCAGTTCCTTTTCCTGTCTTTTTAACGCAGTGGGAAAATGAGATGGATATAGTCTCAACCAGTCTCGTGCATGACCTGTTATACATTACTTATTTCTTCTGACCGCCACAGTCTACGAAACACACATAAGCTGTATGAGGTGCTGACGTATCCGCCCATCAGCCAACGGGAGCTGCTGTTACATTACACCCCATCCAGCAGAAGAGGAACCAACCAGCATGCACATTCAGTTTATGAAATATattggattttttttgtcttttacaAACATGACCTCAAGcatgctttctttctttctgtctttggCATAGATGACAAGCAGTATAAATGCGGTTCCTTCCTTCCCATTGTCAGTTATTTGCTTTCCTCATTTGAGTTCAAATTGGAAtgatatataacatttttaatagACTGTCAAGAAAACAATCTACTTTAATGCGTTGAACCTCATAATCACCCAATGGATTTGTTATTTGATAGGGGTGGCAAAAACAAATAGTATTGCTAAACTCGATTTCCAGTACATAAACAGTTTATGTGGCTTGATTCATAAATAGCAGATGGGTCTTTCATTTCCTAAGGCAGTGTTTTGCATCAAATTGTATTATATGTATTCAAATTACATTAATGTTATTCCAGTTAAATCCAAATTATTCAATTAATTTTTAGAGTTCATATCAGaaacaacattttaaagaaatattcgAAATGGAACTTAGAAAGTATATttacaattacatttacttaattttattatAGTGATTTCATTCAATACATGAAGCACATAGGAGAACGGTCCTGTCACTTCTGTTATTTTGTGTGGAGTGTCTGCACTGCCATGCCAACAATGCTGGTTCTGTGAAAGCCCGGGGCTCCAGTGGAGAGACCATAACAAGCTCGGCCGTTTGGGTCATTGCGTGCCATTAAACACCTCCCGTGGCCCCTGGGGACCCCACTGGAGACCCCCTTTTTACTTCACACTTGAATGTGTCCCTAAATCTGTATTAAAAATCTGACGTTCCTGCCCACTAGGACACTGTTACTGAGTGAATCACAGGATAAATCGAGTAGGAGGGGAGATACCTCTGCTCTGTTTTGTTTCCAGCTCTCTTTTTATTGCTGGACTGTGGGAAGGTGAAGCCATTAAGCCTCAGAATCCTACACcgcttttaaaaatgaataaaaacagaacaaGGGCGAAAGAATTCAAATTAACTCTGGTTCACAGAAGACCTTTGATTCTTGAATGTGGCTGACCAGTTGGACCTGAGAGGGAAAGCTATTCTGTTTTCAATCCTGCTGAATAATGAGAATGATCCTTTAATTAACAAACTAACTAACTAAGATTTGATTGTAATAAGCATAGGGTCTTGTTTAGAAGGTTGCCTTTGTGGAATACATTCCCTTAAAATGTTTGTCCTTCTTTATATAACAGCATGTAGTCCTGTGGTCTTGTAAAGCacactgtttttttttgctttccTCTCCTTTCCCTCATTCATGAGGTTTGTACGGGGTTTGTTGCTAAATAAACAAATCTGTCTTTGGGTTGGAATGGGTAAAATTTCACAGATAAACAAAATTAAGCATTTAAATCTCACTTTATTGTATTACATATCAAATTagtagttttattttattattaacatGTATAAGGGTTCAATAAGCAGTTATTTAGTTAAAACTTAATCCACGTTAGGGATTCATTATTCAGTCATTCaaccaacaaaaacaaacaatataattCCAGTAGATGACAAGAAATTCATTTGCGGTTCCCTCTTTTACACTTTCCGTCAAGCTTCCAGTTATTTGCTCTCCTTATTTGAGTTCATTTTGTTTTTGGTTGCTGTCATACCATGAATAAccacaatatataaaaattttataGACAGTCGTATGAAATCAAGTGTGGCAAAATTGCCCAATGGATTTGTTATTTGATAGGGGTGGCAAAAACAAATAGTGTTGTTAAACTCAATTGCCAATACATAAATGGTTTATGTGGTTTGGGCAGATGGGTCTTTTATTTCCTGAGGctgtttttgcaagttaaaTTGAGGGGCGAATAAATTGTGTTATATGTGGTCAAACCAGAAATCACATTAATGTTATTCCATACTTCATCATAATAggcttatcatgttagcatgtagatttgcataaaaatgtctttaagtACATAATTACATTCATATGGCCGAATCCAGAGCCCCTAAAGGAAAAATAAAGTATCTATTTAGTCCGCTTGAAGaacaaaattatacaaaaatgtataaaaatttgcataaaataCACACAGCATCacaaactattttttattacattattatttgtacatttttggtAATAAGAAAGTGGTTGCTAATATTAGAGGCTTTTAAGGAAATTTTACACATCTGCATATCACATATTACTTTGTCTTTTTGGCATCAGGACAAATGTATCTTAAGTTACCATCTATAACTGTCAGcatctgtaaggaatttctgAAAGGAAAGCACAGTAAGTCATTGCCTGCTCTGTTTTTTCTTGCTTTTCCCATTTGTGTTGGCTATATGGGAACTCAAGTGAAATATAATTATCCCTGCCGTGCCTGAAATGATCAATCACTTCAAGAGTTTGCAAAATTCTGGTGCTCTTCGAACAGCACAATATTAACATGCCAATCTTGCCAAAGCCTCCAATGGCAATGGGCATCTTTTCTGGCATTGGTCTCTTCCAGCATACCTGCAGAATAACAGTTTAAAGGGTTGAAAGAGCTGTTTGTTTGAGTCTCTGTCCTGTAGGGGCAATGATTAGTGTTTCTCTAACAGGGGGCCGGGGCCCTCTGGGGTCCTTAATAAACTTCCAAGGGGGCCTCAAGAATTAGCCCAGTcacacgaaattacgtacctatagtcacataatttcttgattctttttcgtgatactgtcacgaatttctgggttttttcgtgatcgtatcacaaatttctgtttgtgtgtcattgtcacgtattggttactcaactgttttgtcttaatttcttaccatttttgcttcggtttagggttagatttacataaaatgacatccttacccaaacccaactctaaccctaacgccaggcgacaatgttttaaaatgtagaaaatataaaaaaataaatcagaaaaaatagtataaaccaatacttcaagtgacatcctaatgcaaacaccaaatctaacactaaaccgaagcgaaaatgttttgaaaataggaaaaagcagttgagtaaccaattcgtgacaatgacacataaacagaaattcgtgatacgatcaTGAAAAACCatggaaattcgtgacagtatcacgaaaaagaataaaaaattacgtgactataggtacataattttgtgtGACTTGATTTCAAGATGACCTAAAATTATTcagaataagaaaaaaaaacatttaaataagcTAAAGCATCTCAAAATCAAGATATTTCTTAATATGTTTTCTTATTTTTGTAATGAATATACACATTTGTTTGGTTACACCAAGTATATTCTATTGAGTGGGCGGGCCTTCAAATTTTGTAGTGGACAACAGGGATCCTTGAATTTAAAAAAGGTTGAGCACCCCTGCTCTGGATGCTCTATTCTGTTAAGACTTTATCacaaacacactacaaaagctCAGCTTTTTAtacaataaaagaaacaaaaataatGCAAGGCTGTTTTGGATTTGATTTGATATTTATGATATTTAACATGCCACAGAATATTCCCTATTTCCTTTTTTCCTCATTTTGCCACTGAACATCAAACAGCATGAAATGCATTTCAGGCCAACCAAATAGTTTTGCTTGGCTTCACTGAGCCAAGCCTGGCTAGGTGGGACTGTGTgagtttttttctgtaaatgcgGATACACAATGCAATATGTCATTTTTGTCATGTAAATTCCCTCCTTCtatatacatataaatgtaGCTTGAAATGAATTTGTAATTCTTTGCCACTCACACTTGCTGAATATGATGAAATTCCAATCGGAtatcctacactgtaaaaaaattccgtagaaattgcagctgagttgccggtaatttaccgtagatttacatttatgtttttttctggcaacattttgttcaaagttaaatgaaaattaaacatttacaagtctttatctttacagagtaaaactaaagaacagcatcaagcaaaacattctgggaaacaaaatctgaagcaaaaacagaaaaaggttgatgatgatttctggttcccagaatgctttgcatgaggcggttattgtatagttttattctgtaaagataaagacttgttaatatttgaaatttatttaactttgaacaaactcttgccagtaaataacataaatgtaaatctacggtaaattaccggcaacccagctgcaataacattgaaatttctacggaatttttttacagtgtatctcgTGTTATAGTAATTTATTTGTGCTATTGACACGATTTTCCACTGTTTTCCGTGCCTCTGGAgcataattgttttttttgtggcacacagcacgaatttctagaaacatttttttgtgcctgtggcacgactttctgtattgtgtcattttattttatttttcgcattgtttttcctgtttttaaatgattgtcacttggggttagattcggggtttgcgttaggatgcaattttatgcattggtttctacatgttttcgTCCACTTTTTTTCGTCCACTTTTTTCCATTCTCgactggagttggggttagagttaggatGTCCCAtgaagtgattctaaccccaaccccaagtgacaatggtaaaaaaaaaaaggaaaaaccaaTGAgaaaactaaatgtaaaattaaacgGTTTCTAGAAATTTGTGCTCCACGTGCACGAAAAACAGCAGAAAATCGTGTCAATagcacgaataaattaatcaaaaatgTTGTGACTATAACGCAAATGTCCATGAAATTGCGTTGAAAAATCGGATTTGGACTTAAAGTATGAACATGGCATGTTTGTACTGATGCAATGAATAGAAATGATATGAATCTGTTCATGTGCATGGTTCTATTATGAATCCCACAGACATGTCTGTCCAGTTCTGGATGGTGGCCCTGTCCTAAATCATGAGATCACTTGGCTTTAGGGGGAGATGCAGTGCATCCATTGTTCTGGTCCAGAAGTAATAAAACTCACTCATGCTGTCCGGCTTGCAATGGCTCACTGCTGTCTCTTTAAGGCTAACATGATTTCACCCCTGACTACTGTGATCAGAAGGTCTCACGGCTTTGATCCTTAACTCTCTGTCAATCAAAATTAGTTATCCTTCAATACTGATCTCTTCTCTTTCCCCTCCCTTCAGGGGCCTGTCCAAGAACAAGCATGACTTTGTTTATGCTGAATGTCTTCATGAAAACGGTCACATGCTGAGCTTGAGTTGCTTCACACGAGTGCCACATGTCACCTTTGAGTTGACTGTCTTGCGATGAGCAGTATTTCTATTTGATGATTAAGATGTGAGTGAAGCTGGCTATTGAGATtcaaactcaaaaaaaaaaacattaacacaAGGTTTCATGTATATcaacatgaataaaaataaaaatttttaagagtgtatctGGATTTCTGTCACATTTAGTAGAAGTTTTGCCCCAAGCCCTGGTCAATTTATGACCTTAATGTGCACATAGACAAacctgtttttattaaaagatCTATGGTTCAAGTTATAAATGTGCTTGAAAAGAACGTAGACATTAAACTTCCTCAGCAGTCTCTCTACACTAAGGATATTACTTCGTTTCTTTGCTTACCTTCATCGACATTCCAACAGAAAGGTGAAGTGGAAGTTCTGGAATGACTTGATGACTTCTTCAGGAGTGACTGCTTCCAAAAGAGCTCTGCTTACTGCCAAATAATACATCATCATTCTACTATTCTGCCCGCTTATTCATCTTTCTGTCCACatcaatttttttctcccttttATTGTTTTTCCTTGTTGGTGAGTGTGTGGAGTTTGAGCATTTTGTCTCTGTTAAGACCTTCACGTCATCAGAAAGTGACTCACAAACAGATCACTGAGGACCATTCAGTCATAAAGATATTTGATACTGGAGTTTACTGAAAGCTCATCTATTTAGGAGCTTTTTCCTGTGAATTAAACTTAAAGAGCTAAGTGCAACCCgagatttatttttaaagccAATCAGAGCATAACAAATATAGCATAAATCACTGCTGTGCTGACGCATATAAATGTTGTTTGAGCTTTAAAATGAAATCAGAATATTATAAAGCTGACCTTATACAGGTATAAATTTGTGCTATATGCACAAATCTCTTCATAAAATCTTTGACTTTACCAGGTCTGTCCTACTAGTTAGCCCTATTATatgtacataaataaatgtatatatgtgttaTGTATGTATGGGTTGTTTCTATTCATGGTTGGGTCAAACatggacattttctaggttgatttaaataaacagtTGAGTTTTTCCATATCTGTAATATATTTCTTGTTGCAcctaactctttccccgccattgacgagttatctcgtcaatgaagagaaaacatttgcataaaaagtgtttctgttgaatttttatggtaatctgcaATACTACGATTATCCACTTACCCAAttaatgaaaaaactgaagccaaaatgaTATTTACTAATTTAAAATTCAGtttgataattgttctgaatctcATCTCTAACAAAacttcttcacaaaaatgcaattatttcagctttttgctaatttttttataaaaaattacccatatttaagagtttataagcagaaaaaaatatagattttgttagtttttttgtttattgtttgtttgaaagcagagggtctgtcctttcatttgatatatttgtatgcttatatatttttagaagaaacatTTCc
It encodes the following:
- the gdf10a gene encoding growth/differentiation factor 10; the protein is MTIKCTFLAHLLLFCVGYETEASDAAGLSARESDLLLHIPTDALVPTDALSQHMHKLYEKYNTEVNRPKDGNTVRSFKAKPENVEQRVLYWLNLTSLQESEVILTSAFHFFFDKRPRQRSWFCKRFKNPSCRVQNYNHLPSFCLLFRSPSSGSAAGLLLGNITVVPHRRGTWLSKDASVIIKEARDKNHLLMSVELDYGEKYQRYQDQLSPSNLPYLLVYADDLAISEPNSVALSLQRYDPFLADHQPTPSPEIAPDIRVKRELDTDFPDPIENNELPEVEYNSFKQHDMWESAYFALKPKPFKKERRRKGQEHVDGFSKSQVLKFDEKTMKKARRRQWKEPRSCSRRYLKVDFADIGWNEWILSPKSFDAFYCAGTCEFPIPKVVRPSNHATIQSIVKAVGIIPGIPEPCCVPEKMKPLGVLFLDESKNIVLKVYPNMSVETCACR